A region from the Triticum aestivum cultivar Chinese Spring chromosome 3D, IWGSC CS RefSeq v2.1, whole genome shotgun sequence genome encodes:
- the LOC123074072 gene encoding premnaspirodiene oxygenase-like yields the protein MAAEIPAYYSLLLPLLLVVVPALYLVGALRSRRRSAGQQRFPPGPWALPVIGHLHHLAGSSVPPHHAMRDLARRHGPLMLLRFCQLPVLVVSSPDAAREIMKTHDVAFASRPLSPTIQLFLRGSEGLVFAPYGDGWRQLRKICTLELLSNRRVHSFRAVRAEVLGRLLRSVASSASAPAPVNLTRGLASFVADSSVRAMVGRLRSDDRDTLFTLLREGLKIVPGMTLPDLFPSSRLAMLLSRVPARIDHRNKRMAAFMDSVIRQHRDKKRSAACADGDAEDLLDVLLRLQDDMDSQYPFTTDNIKLVIIDLISASSETTSTTLVWAMAELLRKPAAMRRAQDEVRRQLDGHRRVTEDGLTDLHYLRLVIKETLRLHPPVMLKRECGGPRQQLLGFDVPQGAMVLVNAWAMGRDPAHWDSAEEFVPERFDNCGTPDFKGVDFEFLPFGAGRRICPGVSFGLVHLELALAALLFHFDWKLPDGMVPEELDMTEEAGLITRRRAELVVFAVPHVPLPTDQ from the exons ATGGCTGCCGAGATCCCAGCATACTACTCGCTCCTCCTGCCTCTACTTCTGGTCGTGGTACCTGCGCTCTACCTGGTGGGAGCGTTACGCAGCCGCAGGAGGTCGGCCGGCCAACAACGGTTTCCGCCGGGGCCATGGGCGCTGCCAGTGATCGGCCACCTGCACCACCTCGCCGGCTCGTCGGTCCCGCCGCACCACGCCATGCGCGACCTGGCTCGGCGCCACGGCCCGCTCATGCTGCTCCGGTTCTGCCAGCTCCCCGTGCTCGTGGTCTCCTCACCGGACGCGGCGCGCGAGATCATGAAGACCCACGACGTGGCCTTCGCGTCGCGGCCCCTCAGCCCGACCATCCAGCTCTTCCTGCGTGGCTCCGAGGGCCTCGTCTTCGCGCCCTACGGCGACGGCTGGCGGCAGCTCCGCAAGATCTGCACCCTCGAGCTCCTCAGCAACCGCCGCGTCCACTCCTTCCGCGCTGTCAGAGCGGAGGTGCTGGGACGCCTGCTCCGCTCCGTCGcgtcgtcggcgtcggcgccggcgccCGTGAACCTGACCCGGGGGCTAGCGTCGTTCGTCGCGGACTCCTCGGTGCGGGCCATGGTCGGCCGCCTGAGGAGCGACGACCGCGACACCCTGTTCACGCTGCTGCGGGAGGGGCTTAAGATCGTGCCGGGGATGACCCTGCCGGACCTCTTCCCGTCGTCCCGGCTCGCCATGCTCCTCAGCCGCGTGCCCGCCAGGATCGACCACCGCAACAAACGAATGGCCGCCTTCATGGACTCCGTCATCCGGCAGCATCGGGACAAGAAGAGATCAGCCGCTTGCGCCGACGGCGACGCAGAGGACTTGCTTGACGTGCTCTTGAGGCTCCAGGACGACATGGACTCCCAGTATCCCTTCACCACGGACAACATCAAATTGGTCATCATA GACCTGATTAGTGCGAGCAGCGAGACCACGTCGACCACGCTGGTGTGGGCAATGGCCGAGCTGCTCCGTAAGCCGGCGGCCATGCGGAGGGCGCAGGACGAGGTCCGGCGGCAGCTCGACGGCCACCGCAGGGTGACGGAGGACGGCCTCACGGACCTGCACTACCTGCGGCTGGTCATCAAGGAGACGCTCAGGCTGCACCCGCCGGTGATGCTCAAACGGGAGTGCGGCGGCCCGCGGCAGCAGTTGCTCGGCTTCGACGTGCCACAGGGCGCCATGGTGCTGGTCAACGCCTGGGCGATGGGCAGGGACCCGGCCCACTGGGACTCCGCCGAGGAGTTCGTCCCGGAGAGGTTCGACAACTGCGGTACGCCGGACTTCAAGGGGGTGGACTTCGAGTTCCTGCCGTTCGGCGCCGGCCGGAGGATATGCCCCGGCGTCTCCTTTGGCCTCGTGCACCTCGAGCTCGCGCTCGCGGCGCTGCTCTTCCATTTCGACTGGAAGCTGCCGGACGGGATGGTCCCCGAGGAGCTGGACATGACTGAGGAGGCCGGGCTCATCACGCGCCGCCGGGCCGAGCTAGTGGTGTTCGCTGTCCCTCACGTTCCTCTGCCCACAGATCAGTAG